The sequence AAGAGATGCCCGATTCAACAAATGTTTTATTCTTTTTAAACTTCAACGATTTGAAGATGCACTTGAGATCATCGATGAAGCACTAAGTAAAAGTCCCGAAGATCCAAGGATCATATTCAGCAGAGGTTTTGTTCTGTTCAGCATCAGTCGATATGAAGAGGCACTTGAGGTCCTTGATAAAGCCATTGAGATGCAACCGGAATTGCCTGATGCATGGTACTGCAAGGCGAATGCTCTCTATCAAATCGAACGCTTTGAAGATGCACTTGAAGCATATGAAAAAGCCATCGAATATGCAGGCATAATGAATTTTGAGTTCCCACGCTATTCTCTCCTGAACATAGACCCCGACCCCACATTAAAGACAAATGCTGCAGGAGTGTGGTATGCTAAAGCAAATACTCTTGATAAGCTGGGACGGCAGGAAGAAGCTATCGAAGCATACAGAAGCGCACTCGAAATAAAAAAAGCATTCCCTGATGCATGGTATTGCCTGGGCAACTGTCTGGCAGATGTCGGCAGGGATGAAGATGCATTAACGGCTTTCACTAATGCAGTTCACATTGAACCGGATTTCAACGCTGCACGTGAGAACAAAGCAGAGATACTATTAAAACTTGGAAGGCAGGAAGAAGCAAAAGAAACGCTTGAATATGAACCAAAGACCGATAGGTGATCAATACATCATCTTATCAGGTTTTTTCTCCCATTCAACCAGCAATTTGCGGCAGCTTTCACATTCGATATTGGTCTTTTCCAATACGGATGGCGAAGCACCTTTTTTCAGTATATCATAGATCATGCCATCGTCAAACCCTATGGAAGCAACTTCATCGGTACTGGTCCCGTAATATAATTTCCTTATACGCGCCCAGCATATGGCAGAAAGGCACATTGGACAGGGCATGGTAGTAGCATATAGTTCACAACCTGAAAGGTCGAAGGTCTCAAGAATTGAAGAAGCTTCGCGTATCGCAACTATTTCAGCGTGTGCAGAGGGGTCGTTGGTGCCAAGCACTTTGTTATGTGCCTTTGAAAGGACCTTTCCATCCTTTACAATAACAGCTCCGAAAGGACCACCTTCATTATTTTGCATGCCTTTGCGTGCTTCCTCCACGGCAATTTCCATGAAGTTATCAGACATGTGTTACTTTTTCCCCTCGAGGTAGTTCAGAAGAAACTTCATTGCATCCTTTTCAGCTTTACCGCCACATTTGTTCACAGTGCAGGAATAAGCCTTGATAAGCCTCATGTATTTTTCATCATTTGTCAGCTCGTAGCGTGTAGCATGCACACAAGATTCTATAACGAGATTAAATCCCCGGTTTACCGACCTAAAAACATGTTTGTTCATCCGCGCATGGAGAGGTTTTAATTTTGCCACCATCGCCTCAGGTGTTTCCTTCATGTCAACACACTCAAAAACGGCCCATGATACTGCGTCCTTGAGTACTGCAAACCCACGTTCATCGTGAGTGAAAACTTCAAATTCAGAATTATCGATATCACCAAACGTGGTGCGCACAAAAAGAAGGGGATCATAGACAAGGTTGGCCACAAGCCTATGCTCTGCCAGGACATTACTATATGTAGTAGAGCCTTTGAAAAGTCGTACAAGCAACTCATCACCCTTACGAATGATACCCATTGGAGCAGCATTTGGAGACCAACCCTGATAGGTGGTCACTATCATTTCACTTATGCCTTCATTTATACCAAACGTATCAAGATCAATTTTTGCCATTAGAATCTCAAGCCCCCAAGCAACGTTATAAAAATGCCTGCTATTACCATATCTGCCGTAGATCCAGGATTTAACCTTTTATCAAGTAAATCCTCATCGAAACTCTCGATGTCTCCCCAGAATAAAGACATTTTGTAATCGTTATTCTCTATTTTTGAAATAATATACTTTGCTTGCATAGAAACATTTTCCGCTGTTTCTATATTAGTCTTTGTCTGGATGAACGTATCCGGATTTTCAGAAAGCAACTTCAAAAATGTGTAAACGATGACCTGATTAATATCAGGGATAGAATCTTCATCATCAGAAGCGGTCATTAAGCGATTTATTGTCTGTGCACAATATGCGCATGTTTTGAACCCATTGACCCACTCGTTGGCTATCTGATCATACCCCTGTGACATTACCATCAGATCGTATAATGTAACCCCTTTTTCCTTCAATGAGCCCAGCGACCCTTCATCCTGAAGATCGAACTCATCCACATCATTCACACGCACCCCTGCTGAACTGAAACATTTGTAGAAATCCAGGGCATCGTCTGTATTCGTTGACATTACGATCTCATGGGCGCGACTGACAAGCCTGTCCACATCAAAGGTTCCGTCATTTTCCAGAAGATCCCCTGCAGCCATAGATAGCGGGATAAGAAGAAGAAATGCACCGAAATGGGTGTTACCACCAGCTTGCCAGGAATTGCTCTGGCAAACAGCGTTCTTTAAGCTCTCACCAATACCAGTGCATCCTCCGGATGCATCTTCAATTACAGGATAGATGCTTACAGCAGATGCAAGGAAGTGCTCGTACCTGGTGTCATCGTAATCATGGTGACGGTCAATATTTCCAGGTTTCGGAGAAGCTGAGACCTCCAGGATCATTGCAAGCTGGGCACAACGCGCAATATATGATGCTGCAGACTTCCCGTTACAGCTCAGTCCATTGGCTGTTGTCCCATGATAATTAAAATTCATTCACAGGTTTTTTAGCATTATCTAGTATATAAGTTGCAAGGTCTTTCTTCAGTTTCATGTAATCTGCTGCAGAAAGATCAAGCAGATCAAGAACTCCATCCCTTAAATAACAGGGTTTTGAGATCTTACAACACCAAACAAGACTGCCAAAACAGGTACTATCCCCGAATTCAAGAGGGGTGTCTTTTGCAAATTCCATCTTGATATTGGCAAATTCCTTAGGACTGTATCCAAGCTGCCCTGCCTTGTTGTGCACAGCACATGGTTTAACAGGCAGACAACAGAATGCAAGTCCCCTAAGATCCCCTTCACCACGGCAGACATGCTTTGGTGAATTGTACCAGCCGATCTGCTCCTGAAGCAGGGTCACTTCCTCAACGAGATGATCAATAAGATGCGGGTCCTGAAGCACGCCCCTTGAAACAGAGACCATGTCAGCACCTTTTGAGAACATCTCTTTAGCATCGTAGAAATCAAGAATGGAATTGTTGCCTATCAGGAATAGCCTTGTAGAGTCACGGACACGCAGTATAGCACTAAGGTCCGCACCTGCGCATTCCATCATAGCATCCAGATGAAGTATATCTGCACCAGCATTTTCGATGGCCCTTGCAAGAGCTATATCGTCGACCACATTTGCCCTGACCTTTACAGAAAGAACAACACCTGTTTCTTTGATCTTAGATATCCAGTCTGCAAGCCTTGGCATGTCCTTCATCAGTGCTTCACCAACACCGATGGATACCATTTCATCCTGCCTGCAGTGGGCATCCAGCTCAAGGATCCCGCCGGCATTTTTTATGACCTCAGCAGCTTTGAGCAATGGCTCAAGGGTTGTACTTCTGACATTAAAGGCCACAGCACCATCAATGTTGATAGCTTTAACTTCATTTTCCAAAAATTCCAGCGGAGTATCGGTTATGAACTCATCCCGACCATTCTCAACAAGCGCCTTAGCCGCTATATTCGTCTCCCCATCCAGATTATATCCGCCGATCACAGCAAGACCGGCATTCTTTGCATAATTGTTTGCAAATTCACTGTTGGTAACACCCGCCATTGGCGCAAGGGCTATAGGGTTGCTGAATTTGACATAACCAATCTGCAGATCAAAAAGTTCATCACTCACAATAATAGCCTCATTAAGGTTTATTTAGCTTAATTTGGGCTGTAAAAGAAAGTAGTTCCATATTAATGTAACGTTACAGAACAAATTGATATATACAGAGAGCAAGAGAATCAATCAAAAAGAAAGAGAGGATATCAAGTGAAACCTATAAAGGCTGCAGCCATCCAGATGGATATTTCCCATTGCAAAAAACAGGACAACATCAACAAAGCACTCATGCTTTCTGAAAATGCAATTTCAAATGGTGCAGAGCTCATAGTGCTTCCCGAAGTATTCTCTACCGGATTCTGCTATGAAGACCTTGACAACGCAGGAGAATCAGAACCCTGCCCTACCATCGAACAACTGAGAGATTTCTCAAGGCAGAACTCCTGTGTTGTTATCGGATCCATAATACAGAAAAATGGCAAAGAAGAAGAAGAAGAACAAGAAATGGAAAGGGAAGAAGAATTAGAAGGAAAAGGGAAAGTAGAACGGAGAAAAAATAACTTCACGAATATGGGCTTCTGTATAGAGAACGGGGAGCTTGCAGGAACATACACCAAAACACATCCATTCGGAAAGGAAAAAGGGTATTTCACATCCGGCGACCAGATCGAACCTATCCGCCTTAAAAGCTATGACCTTTCCATCGGACTGGAGATTTGCTATGAGATGCGTTTCCCGGAAATTGCAAGAAAGCTGGCTATCGCCGGTTCTGATATTCTTATAACCATCGCAGAGTTTCCAAACCCAAGGGAATATCAGTGGAGATCACTTGCAACAGCACGTTCTATTGAGAACCAGATATACCATATTGCCTGCAATAGAACTGGTAAAGACCCCAGCTCCACATTCTTTGGAGCCACCATGATCCTTGACCCCCTTGGAAACGTACTTGCAGATGCAAAAGATAAGGAGTGCTTCATCATTCACGATATCGATCCAAAAATGATGAAAGATACGAGAAAAGCAATTACGGTCTTTGATGACCGCAGACCTGAACTTTACTAATGATAGAAATTAGAAACTAAAATGGACATCAAGCCCAAGTATACTATCTGCCCCACCGGCAATATCACGGGCGATCTCTGCACACCCAATAGAAGCGCTCCATTTGCCAAGTACATCAGGGTTCACACCAATATGCTTTCCTATCCGATCCACGACATAATCCTCTTCACCCATGGAACCAGCAAGAAAAATCTCACCTCTTGATCCATAGTCCTCCATCAGTACCTGCATTGCAGCGATCTCCATGGCTGCGAAAAGTGAAATACGATCCATTGCAAGTACAGCCTCATCCTCATTGCCATTCAGGGCATTCAGAAGATCTTCAACACCTGAATAAGGGCTTCTGTTCAATACACCGGCATTCATGAAAGCATCATTTGCACTGCATTTGCCTGCATCGACATCCCTAATAGCTTCAAGATCAAGAGGACCATGCTGAGTTCCCGGAGCAAAGATGCAGGCATCGATCGCACCTATAAGCTTACCTCCACAGACACCTACGGTCACAGTATTGGAACTGATATCAGAAACTACAAAATCATCAACACCTGTAGAGTAAGCATTGTATGCGATCCCGATCTTTTCAGGACTGGTCGAATGTGAAAAAACGTTCATGCGAGAGTCAGTGTTACTTTTCGAATGGATTCCCGGGATCAAAACTGCAGGTATGACGGATTCCCTTATCGCATCAAAAACACGGGTACCTGCGCCGGTCTTCTTTCCGACACCCTCGATACTGATAACCCCGCGGGATGAAACATCCTTAAGATCTTCAATAGCAACGATGCCATCACCCATAGAATAGGTAACAGCAGCAAGTTCGATATCCGAAATATGGACTCCCAGACCGGAAGTGACCGAATCAAGGATCTCCTGTCCGGACATATTTGCTACTTCTGAACGCGGCAGTTCGAAAGTATTTACACCGTCTTTACCGATCCCGGCAAAACGCATTGCATTAGTACCGTGATCAACCCCGATGAACATAATTAACACCTTAAAATATTAGATGTCAAAAAGCATGGCGTTAAGTTCTTCCATCACACGCTCACCTTCATCATGAGTGGCAACGGTCGTAACGATCCTTATTTCCTGTGAAGAAGTGCCATGGGACAAAAGCATTCGCAGGTTACCCCTTTCATCAGGACGCAGTACCTTTGCAGCAAGATTCCCACCAGGAGAGCTCTTTCCTTTGACGGTTATAACGGATGGAATGATGCTCTTGACCTCTTCGTGCTGGCTTATGATACCGAGGATCTTTTTTCCCTGACGCTCACCTATAACAGTGGAGTGCGCACCGTGAAGTTTCCCTTTTAACAAAGCTTCCCAATTTTTAATCGAATTATCTTCCATGCACGAAATTTGAAAAGCTGATATAAAAACATTACTGACATATATAAATCAAAAGGAAAGATATGGAAAAACAAAGTAAATTAAAGTAAAAAAGGAAGGGGATATGGCACCGATCGGTGCTTCTATCCACTTAAATGTCATGCACGTCGCTCATATCGAGCAGACGGATGTTTGCGCCATCAAGAGCCTTGACAGCACCTCTGATATCATTTACGCGCACAATAAGGAATGCTTTCTCGGTCTTTGTTACAAAGGCATAAGCATAATCGATGTTGATGTTTTTTTCACTGAGAACATCTGCGATCATGGCAAGCTGGCCGGGCACATCCTCCATCTCCACACCAAGAACATTTGTCTCGGATACAGTAAATCCTGCATCATGGAGCACTTTATGAGCTGAATCGGGATTATCCACAACCATCCTGATTATACCAAAGTCTCCGGCTTCAGCAATAGTAAAAGCGCGAATGTTAATGCCGGATTCCTTAAACTTCTCAGCGATGTTTGCAAGCCTTCCCGGCTTGTTCTCTGCAAATAATGAGATCTGTTTGATCATTTTCTCTTCCATGAGATCAACCCCTTAAGTTCTATTAGAATGACTCCTTCTAAAGTTTTATATCTTTCTGTTATCGATAACTTTCTTTGCCTTACCCATTGAGCGTGGCAATGACCCGTGCTCGACGAGCTCTACCTTAACAGCAATGTTCAGCACGCTCTTAAGGGCTGAAGCCACCTTTTTCTCAAGGTCCATGATGTCAGTGACCTTATCGCTGAAAGCAGCGTCATTCATTTCGATCTGCACTTTCATGATATCCAGTTCATTGACCCTGTCAACGATGATCATGAAGTGCTCGCCAACCTCAGGAATATCCATCAGAACGGATTCCACCTGCCCAGGGAAGACATTGATGCCACGAACGATAAGCATGTCGTCAGCACGACCCAGTACACGCATGATACGTGGATGTGTACGACCACATTTACATTCATCCCAGTTCAGAACAGTTATATCACCGATCCGGTACCTGATAAGCGGCAATGCTTCCTTCACAAGTGTTGTG comes from Methanococcoides sp. AM1 and encodes:
- a CDS encoding tetratricopeptide repeat protein; protein product: MGIFKDIFSQTSYRRKLKQMEKSAESIFGKGYVLFEMARYEEALEKYDEAADMLEETQQMLLESDMEDEAKRIEKKARDARFNKCFILFKLQRFEDALEIIDEALSKSPEDPRIIFSRGFVLFSISRYEEALEVLDKAIEMQPELPDAWYCKANALYQIERFEDALEAYEKAIEYAGIMNFEFPRYSLLNIDPDPTLKTNAAGVWYAKANTLDKLGRQEEAIEAYRSALEIKKAFPDAWYCLGNCLADVGRDEDALTAFTNAVHIEPDFNAARENKAEILLKLGRQEEAKETLEYEPKTDR
- a CDS encoding nucleoside deaminase encodes the protein MSDNFMEIAVEEARKGMQNNEGGPFGAVIVKDGKVLSKAHNKVLGTNDPSAHAEIVAIREASSILETFDLSGCELYATTMPCPMCLSAICWARIRKLYYGTSTDEVASIGFDDGMIYDILKKGASPSVLEKTNIECESCRKLLVEWEKKPDKMMY
- a CDS encoding DUF447 domain-containing protein, with product MAKIDLDTFGINEGISEMIVTTYQGWSPNAAPMGIIRKGDELLVRLFKGSTTYSNVLAEHRLVANLVYDPLLFVRTTFGDIDNSEFEVFTHDERGFAVLKDAVSWAVFECVDMKETPEAMVAKLKPLHARMNKHVFRSVNRGFNLVIESCVHATRYELTNDEKYMRLIKAYSCTVNKCGGKAEKDAMKFLLNYLEGKK
- a CDS encoding triphosphoribosyl-dephospho-CoA synthase, which translates into the protein MNFNYHGTTANGLSCNGKSAASYIARCAQLAMILEVSASPKPGNIDRHHDYDDTRYEHFLASAVSIYPVIEDASGGCTGIGESLKNAVCQSNSWQAGGNTHFGAFLLLIPLSMAAGDLLENDGTFDVDRLVSRAHEIVMSTNTDDALDFYKCFSSAGVRVNDVDEFDLQDEGSLGSLKEKGVTLYDLMVMSQGYDQIANEWVNGFKTCAYCAQTINRLMTASDDEDSIPDINQVIVYTFLKLLSENPDTFIQTKTNIETAENVSMQAKYIISKIENNDYKMSLFWGDIESFDEDLLDKRLNPGSTADMVIAGIFITLLGGLRF
- a CDS encoding methanogenesis marker 9 domain-containing protein — translated: MSDELFDLQIGYVKFSNPIALAPMAGVTNSEFANNYAKNAGLAVIGGYNLDGETNIAAKALVENGRDEFITDTPLEFLENEVKAINIDGAVAFNVRSTTLEPLLKAAEVIKNAGGILELDAHCRQDEMVSIGVGEALMKDMPRLADWISKIKETGVVLSVKVRANVVDDIALARAIENAGADILHLDAMMECAGADLSAILRVRDSTRLFLIGNNSILDFYDAKEMFSKGADMVSVSRGVLQDPHLIDHLVEEVTLLQEQIGWYNSPKHVCRGEGDLRGLAFCCLPVKPCAVHNKAGQLGYSPKEFANIKMEFAKDTPLEFGDSTCFGSLVWCCKISKPCYLRDGVLDLLDLSAADYMKLKKDLATYILDNAKKPVNEF
- a CDS encoding nitrilase-related carbon-nitrogen hydrolase encodes the protein MKPIKAAAIQMDISHCKKQDNINKALMLSENAISNGAELIVLPEVFSTGFCYEDLDNAGESEPCPTIEQLRDFSRQNSCVVIGSIIQKNGKEEEEEQEMEREEELEGKGKVERRKNNFTNMGFCIENGELAGTYTKTHPFGKEKGYFTSGDQIEPIRLKSYDLSIGLEICYEMRFPEIARKLAIAGSDILITIAEFPNPREYQWRSLATARSIENQIYHIACNRTGKDPSSTFFGATMILDPLGNVLADAKDKECFIIHDIDPKMMKDTRKAITVFDDRRPELY
- a CDS encoding methanogenesis marker 12 protein; protein product: MFIGVDHGTNAMRFAGIGKDGVNTFELPRSEVANMSGQEILDSVTSGLGVHISDIELAAVTYSMGDGIVAIEDLKDVSSRGVISIEGVGKKTGAGTRVFDAIRESVIPAVLIPGIHSKSNTDSRMNVFSHSTSPEKIGIAYNAYSTGVDDFVVSDISSNTVTVGVCGGKLIGAIDACIFAPGTQHGPLDLEAIRDVDAGKCSANDAFMNAGVLNRSPYSGVEDLLNALNGNEDEAVLAMDRISLFAAMEIAAMQVLMEDYGSRGEIFLAGSMGEEDYVVDRIGKHIGVNPDVLGKWSASIGCAEIARDIAGGADSILGLDVHFSF
- a CDS encoding DUF2103 domain-containing protein, which translates into the protein MEDNSIKNWEALLKGKLHGAHSTVIGERQGKKILGIISQHEEVKSIIPSVITVKGKSSPGGNLAAKVLRPDERGNLRMLLSHGTSSQEIRIVTTVATHDEGERVMEELNAMLFDI
- a CDS encoding ACT domain-containing protein; translation: MEEKMIKQISLFAENKPGRLANIAEKFKESGINIRAFTIAEAGDFGIIRMVVDNPDSAHKVLHDAGFTVSETNVLGVEMEDVPGQLAMIADVLSEKNINIDYAYAFVTKTEKAFLIVRVNDIRGAVKALDGANIRLLDMSDVHDI